TGGTGGTCGGGATCGCTTGCGCTGCTGGCCGATGCCGGACACATGCTGGTCGACACCCTGGGCCTGCTGCTGGCGGTGGTGGGGGCATGGCTGGCCGCGCGTCCGGCCGATGCGCGCCGCAGCTACGGCTACGGCCGGCTGGAGGTTCTGGCCGGCTTCGTCAACGCGTTGCTGCAGTTCGTCCTGGTCGGCTTCATCGTCTGGGAGGCGATCGGCCGGCTGCTGCATCTGGATGCGGTGCGCATCCTGTCCGGCCCCATGCTGCTGGTGGCGCTGGCGGGGCTGGCGGTCAACCTGCTGGTGTTGCGCATCCTGCATGGACACGCGCATGACGATGTCAATACCGGCGCGGCCGCCCTGCACGTGCTCGGCGATCTTTTGGGTTCCATCGCCGCCGTGCTGGCAGCGCTGGCGGTGCGCTGGGGCGGCTGGACCTTCGCCGACCCGGTCCTGTCGCTGCTGGTCGCCTTGCTGATCCTGGGCAGTGCCTGGCGACTGCTGCGCCGGGCCTCGCACATCCTGCTCGAAGGCGTGCCCGAAGGGCTCGACACCACCGAGCTGGCCAGCGCGCTGCACGAGGCCGATGCCGCCATCCGCGATGTCCATCACGTCCACGTGTGGCAGCTCGCCTCCGGGGCGCGCATCGCCACCTTGCACGTGCGCCTGGCCGGTGAGGAAGGCCGGTCCCGGGCGCTGTCCGAAGTGCATCGCATGCTGCGCGACCGTTTCGGTATTCGCCACGCGACGGTGCAGGTCGACGATCCGCATTGCCCCGACGACCTGCCCGGCCATGACCCGCATCGGCAGGGATGATGCTTGCGCTTTCGGCGTCCACTGCTACGATGGCAGACCGTCCAAACTTGCTAGAAGGGAGTATCCATGGGCAAGGGTGACCGCAAGACCCTGCGCGGCAAGATCTTTCGCGGCAGCTACGGCAATTGTCGCCCGCACCATCCGGTACGTCCGGCGGTGGCCGGCAGCAAGCCGGTCGTGACCAAGCCGGCCGTGGCCAAGAAGGCAGCGCCGCGCCGCAAATCCGCCTGACCGCAGATGCCTGCATGCCTTGCCGAGGGCCCGCTTGCGGGCCTTCGCGCTTTCGGGGAAGGGCCGATCGGCGGGTGCCGCCGCGGCCGGCGGGCGGCCAAGCCGCACTTGCATGGTCCGACTTGGCCCGCTAGAAGAGACGCAGGCTTTTCCAGGGCGGCCCTCACGCATGCATGGTAGAACCCTGATCCTCAAGACGCTTGCGCTGCTGTCCGGTCTCGGCTCCGTCGGCGCGTGTCTGGCG
The DNA window shown above is from Aerosticca soli and carries:
- a CDS encoding 30S ribosomal protein THX gives rise to the protein MGKGDRKTLRGKIFRGSYGNCRPHHPVRPAVAGSKPVVTKPAVAKKAAPRRKSA
- a CDS encoding cation diffusion facilitator family transporter; the protein is MSSHHASHAHHRHASTSMDEARHRPHAGSRRPGRLLAALALTAAMTVFEVIGGWWSGSLALLADAGHMLVDTLGLLLAVVGAWLAARPADARRSYGYGRLEVLAGFVNALLQFVLVGFIVWEAIGRLLHLDAVRILSGPMLLVALAGLAVNLLVLRILHGHAHDDVNTGAAALHVLGDLLGSIAAVLAALAVRWGGWTFADPVLSLLVALLILGSAWRLLRRASHILLEGVPEGLDTTELASALHEADAAIRDVHHVHVWQLASGARIATLHVRLAGEEGRSRALSEVHRMLRDRFGIRHATVQVDDPHCPDDLPGHDPHRQG